Genomic DNA from Plasmodium chabaudi chabaudi strain AS genome assembly, chromosome: 1:
actgagcaaaacaaatatgaaaaaattgtgcaaaattaaaaatatttattcgtaaaaatatacaaagtGCCAAATTAATACAACCAAGTATATATCtcaaaatttgtatatgatatattttccatcaaataaaataatataaaatatgtaagaTTTTCGAATTTTGtcaaaaattgtatattccCACATTAcactattttaataatttgtgataaaaaatactgTAAGTGTTtcgtattatatttttttttagtacaGTTATAGAACTATTCATAATATAGAgaatttaatttgtttttttttgtggcgaaatatattattgtttttgttcataaatatactaatttttataataaaaacctGACCTGTTCATGCGATTTTgacataatttttcatttactagccaaaattgtttatgttgttcataaaatttcatGTACAAATGTGTGCAATTATATAAAGCTAACTATTTATAGTGCATGgtattttacattatttttataaacttgaaaaaaaactatcATTATGCTTTAATTTTTGCACAGAATTCCTTAGACAATTAACAAATTCTGTTATTCCCATTCCATATTTTGCActgacaaaaaaaatgggagcattattatcataattttttatttccttatAAGCTTCCTCCactttattcattttttctttgaAATTTAAATCACATTTGTTTATAACAACAATGTAAGgcttttgatatatattctcGTCTTTCCTCTTTAATTCTTCCCTGCAAAGGATGAAAAAGGATAcagtgaaaaaaatgcataaaaaattattaaattgtgaaaaaaaactttcCTATTTTgtgtaattatttatatttttgcattATATGGGGATACTCCCAATATGTAGCTCCCTAATTttgcaaaaatataagtacCTGATATTGCGAAATTGGGAAACGATATCCATGTTGGCATCGAGAATTATTACAAGAAGATGAGTTAACTCCATgtatttcataaaatttggattaatattaaaatttatattatttctcTTGTCATTTTGAGAAGTTTCACTTTTTTCACTAAAAAAATCTGCTACCGATATTTGGTAATtgtctttaaaaaatatttttttcaatatgtataaattattaacagTGTGAATTTGATGGGTAATTAAAGATAAGAGAGTTGATTTCCCAACCCCATCATATCctataaaacatatatcactaatacatttatatacaacacgtatataattaatatcaCCACTTTGTCCTTtttcaaatgaaaatgtattttgcatattattCCCTTTACCACCCATTCCTCCTTTTGATAGTaaaatacaattattaGTTTCACACAAAAGTCCAATATATGTTTCTTTTCTTACACTTTGATCCatagtttttatttgttttaaaatatgttgaTTTCTTTTAAGATAAACAGgatcttctttttttataatattataaacattttcttcataatTCGATT
This window encodes:
- a CDS encoding GTP-binding protein, putative, which gives rise to MINKFKKINETILKNNSILCGGRIFPKSIFFYSIKIVDKENKQDIKTYGHNKNGKRNKKNENEDDNNSTHVCENIGHKGDLIKFQNNLIKFNRSKSIFYESERIIKCESGAGGDGAFSFKKFKRKVFGNLGIPNGGKGGDGGSIYLCYSSVKGNINHKNVGNKKNDDQNKYIFINNLSELPCAILATNGGKGKANQLRGKNGTNIFLYLNKVCHVYKILPDKNDKDNINGNDLSDENEVASHKDSTTNLDNTIKLENTINENLCEKKDNNLIDYKSNYEENVYNIIKKEDPVYLKRNQHILKQIKTMDQSVRKETYIGLLCETNNCILLSKGGMGGKGNNMQNTFSFEKGQSGDINYIRVVYKCISDICFIGYDGVGKSTLLSLITHQIHTVNNLYILKKIFFKDNYQISVADFFSEKSETSQNDKRNNINFNINPNFMKYMELTHLLVIILDANMDIVSQFRNIREELKRKDENIYQKPYIVVINKCDLNFKEKMNKVEEAYKEIKNYDNNAPIFFVSAKYGMGITEFVNCLRNSVQKLKHNDSFFSSL